The proteins below are encoded in one region of Helianthus annuus cultivar XRQ/B chromosome 2, HanXRQr2.0-SUNRISE, whole genome shotgun sequence:
- the LOC110866847 gene encoding uncharacterized protein LOC110866847, with amino-acid sequence MPKYTKFLKDLLNCKDRLGELSNIPLTGGCSTVVLNKRPDKLTDPGTFTIPYFFGGAVTPAHTLANLGASINLMSFSLYEKPGLGELTPMRMSLSFADRSVKYPRGVIGKLLVKVDKFVFPIDFVVLDMEADERVPIILGLPFLRTAKAIIDVFNSKISLRAGDEIVTFEIDRAMQHPSGSDDSSGPCHSVYFLDSFISCVDMCLDFISGADLVSEGEVEEEFVDEGEEVDSSWIPETLELCKVREESESKPVDTPPLELKVLPTHLEYVFL; translated from the coding sequence ATGCCGAAATATACCAAATTCCTTAAGGACCTTCTCAACTGTAAGGATAGGTTAGGTGAGCTTTCAAACATCCCGTTGACTGGAGGTTGTTCCACGGTGGTCTTGAATAAGCGACCGGATAAATTAACCGACCCGGGTACATTCACCATTCCTTACTTCTTCGGAGGTGCTGTTACCCCCGCTCACACCTTAGCCAACTTAGGTGCTAGCATCAATTTGATGTCGTTTTCTCTTTATGAGAAGCCAGGGTTAGGAGAGCTTACACCCATGCGTATGTCATTGTCCTTTGCCGACCGATCGGTTAAGTATCCTCGTGGAGTCATAGGGAAGTTGCTTGTGAAGGTAGATAAATTTGTGTTTCCCATAGACTTTGTGGTCTTAGATATGGAGGCCGATGAGAGAGTCCCGATCATTCTTGGCCTTCCTTTCCTTCGAACCGCAAAGGCCATCATCGACGTCTTTAACAGTAAGATTTCACTTAGAGCGGGCGACGAGATAGTTACCTTTGAGATAGATAGAGCCATGCAACATCCTAGTGGTAGCGATGATTCTAGCGGTCCATGTCACTCCGTTTACTTCCTAGATTCGTTCATCTCGTGCGTTGATATGTGTCTAGATTTCATTAGTGGGGCCGATCTAGTTAGTGAGGGAGAAGTTgaagaggagtttgttgatgaggGTGAGGAGGTAGATTCGTCTTGGATTCCCGAAACCCTAGAGCTATGTAAGGTTAGGGAGGAGAGTGAGAGCAAACCCGTAGATACTCCACCCCTAGAGCTTAAGGTTCTCCCAACCCACTTAGAGTATGTTTTCTTATGA